AAGAAGGCATGCAGCAATGTGGAAGGGAGCTAACTTGTTTGCTGGGCTATCAATATACAATTTGTTGACGAGTGTTGGGTTTGCGTCTGGTACATAGAATTCAGAAGCAGTACGATCAGGAATGCCAATTTCCCAAAGAGTTGTACCATTTCTTGGAGGATCATATGTAAGTACACCCAATTTGATCTCAGATCCTGTAGTTCAACATGTACATAATTTCATTAagtaattaaagaaaattagttTAACCATTTATAAAACTACTATAAGCTATAAATACCTGGTTGAATAATGACATCAACATTATACTTGTAATCTCCAAGAAAACCAGGAACAAATGCATATAAACTATATTTCCCAGCTCTGatatttttaattgagaaactTCCTTTCTTGTCAGCTTGAGTCCAAAATTGGTAACCCTATAAGTAAATTGAAAAAACATAGCAATGTTTAGCCAAGAAATTCCTCATGTTGCTAgataatttgaaaatgaaatttcaaatttgtTGAAATTTCTAACCTTTACTTCTGTTTGCCATGAGCCCACAGCACCTGGTGCTGCCAATCCCACATAAGCTAAACTTGCATCAATCAATTTTTCATTGATGTATGGGTCACGAACTACTAATTGACCTACGACATTTCCCCGTTGATCAGAAGAAGGGAAATCTTCAGATCGAGGAAAATTATATGGCCAGCTTTTAACTTCAGTTGACATCTAATAATCAACAACAAGCATGAGTACTCAAAATTGCATCCAAAATTCTCATGAACAAAAAGAATGAATAAACAAATAGATATGTACTTGTCTTTTAGCATCTTCCCAAAGGGCTTTGGGATTTTCAGAAGGCGGAATAGAATTAAGATAGACGTAAACAGGGCCAAAAACTTTCTTCCATGGCTCTCCATTTCGATACTCTGTATTTAAGTCCTTCCCAGCATAATGAACACTACCAAACATCTAAACAAAAATAactgaattataattaaaatacatttgtgataaaaaaagaattttgaaGGGAAATGAACCTCTCAATGTAAAAATATTGAGGCGTTCTACTTATAAATTGTTAACAAGTagtgaaaattttcaaatatcacATACTCACATTGAGAACAATAGGCCCCACATGAGAGGTTAGGTCTTGCTTGACGGGGCCAGCATCGCGAAATTCATTACTGGGTGTGATCATCCAAAATCCAACCGGTGGGTCATTTGATATCCACCCATGCACCTTGTTGTCTTTGTTCTCACAAGAGTACTGGTATTTATCATCCACCTGCACGTATCATTCCACaatattaatgaataaaataataaatgaaggTACACAATAATAAGacgtttcaattttttaaattcctaagaaattaattagcatttattattttcctataacattttctttgatttctaacacaattttctttcaattattttacatttaatcAAAACACTTTGCACACTATCAATATATTAATCCAATAATGAGAAATTAAAATGAAGCTATTAATACTTAGGTCGATCCGGTCCACGTATACCCAAAAAATACAAAGTGGGTCCATCTATTGTTTCGCGATGGAATCTATTTATTTATGTCTTGTAAATCTTTTGAATCCATATTCTCATAATTAATTACCTCTCCTTTTTGTTGAGGGTTGACTGGATTTGTTAAAAGAACAGCTTCAGGATAGGCTAGAGGTTGGCCAGTGGTGCGATCTTGAGGCATTGGCATTACTCTCTGCCTATCATCGGATATTGCCATGTAGTGAAACCTGACCAttgatttcataaataaatgtTCTTGTTGCCTTCAAttgattaatataaaataaataatgataaacaATATTGATTAATTCTCCATTTACTTTTCACTTTGAAGTTTGAAAACCACTCTAATTTGATCCATATCAACGTCAGGCCACCCTTTTAAGCGTTCCATTACAGCATACAGATAAAGCCCTGAGCTTCCACGTCGAACTATGTACCTGCAAAGTTGAAATCGGTGTGTAGAGATTAGACTTTCGTTAACTTTGTTTATTTCTTATAAGGTGAAAAAAGTATGCAATGAACTAGGGCTCACCTTTTGTCTACCTTCAAGGGAACTGTGGTTTTATCCATTGAAGGGCTCCATATCTTAGAGAACGAAATCTCTACTTGGTCTTCATTTTGCACTATAATACTAAACTTTGTAGCTTGTACCCTAAAAATTATAGTAACAATTAAAACTTCaacttgaaaaaaaataagCTTAACTAGAGTTTATAAAGTATTAATTTAGATATGCATTTACTTGTCAAAGATGTTAGAATCTCTAGGTCGGCTCCATACCACATCCCAGTATCTAAACTCCAAGAATTACTAACCACAATTAGAATTTATTATCACAATGTAATGAATAAATAGAAACTGATAAAGGATTAAATGCATACCCTCGattattttcataattcttGGTTTCAAGTACGTTATCcatttctttatatttaattcCGATAACATCACCGCCTGGACTAGAGAAATTGACTTGGACAATTCCATTATCAATCACCACCTTATTTAAAcacattaaataattaattaattgtatagAATATGTCGGTAATAATAGAATACAACTATGATATGGAGATTTATAAgtgacaaataaaaaaaataagatggAAAATTTAAGTATATTACTTGCTTATCAGTTACTTGTAGCTGCACCCCAAGAGCTGAGCTCTTTTTAGTTGTACTTGGAATTTTACTGCAAATAGAACAGTACGCATGTTATTCCTAATAAGCTTAATTACCTTACTTCTCTCTTCTTTGTCACCACAtgccagaaaaaaaaaagtagtaaTGAAAATCACAAAGAAGAAACGAAATAAAGAGGAAGATCATGAGTATGAACCTTGTTGGGATCTTCGCAGAGGAAGCaataaggaagaagaagaaaaagcaaaGACCGATAGCAGGCCAGTTAGACCCAGCAAGCAAATGCATCTTGCCCATTTTGTGCGGAGAAATTCTATAAAATTTGAAGCagagaaaaaaagaagttaGATAACTCAAGAAACATAAAATTGATCAAAGGAAATTATAATAATCGCTAAACAGgaaatataaaacatattttgCTTAATACCGTTATATGCTTGACGAAAATTGATTTTCAATACCAAAGAAAATATTTGGAAAAGGATGAAGATTAAGGAATATGATAAAGGATAgtgatatattttttcttttcactaTGACTAACAATCAATGCTTAATTTGACtcttatttataatatcaattttaagaGTAACAAGTCTAATTacaaactaaggttgtttaagcATGCAAAAATTTGATGGGTGTTaaacatttttttattgttatttcttATGGACATCAAGCACGACAAAAGGAAAAACCCCACTACCACAACCACTTAACTGCTGACTAAGAAATAACAAAAatgtaaaatgaaaaaaatttaaaacaccaCTCAAAAGTAGAGTGGAAAACTCACATTCTGGGCGGGAATGAGGAAAAGCTCCTCCCTACCCAAACGCGATAGAAAGGAGAAGAAGGTGTGGCAGACGACGAGACAGCCTCTCTCTAAAAAAACTTTAGAGAGAGGTTCTTTTGAATAAATCTCTAGTTTGTAATTGGCCAATGGTAAAAGAACCTAAGGTGGTTTTAAAAAGAGCAATCAAGACACAAAAATATCTAACATCTCCTATTTATGGTATTTCTATATTAGGATATTCGTTTATGTTGCTATATTtggattttctttattttatttgcttggTATTGGTTGGTATACTAAAATATTTGtttacttattaaaaaaaaaaagaggtggACGAGGTAAATGTTGCAGAGCATGTTCATGGATAGCCacacaaaagaaatcaaaaagtgAAAAACAAAAAGGAGAGATTatgagaaaatattaaaaaaaggaaaatgagaggTTTTCTAGAGATAACGAGCCTCTCTCtagatttaaaaaatgaatCAAACATCCattttcgaaaaaaaaaaacaaatagtaAATAAAGGTCAAgcataaaagaaataatataaagctaatttcacttatattcaattaaaatatttatgaaatcttattatatttataaaaaaaaagtatgtcatgaaaaatatttaaaataccttaatgaaaatatagggagagaAGTGCCGAAAGCAGGCTAGGACTATACTGAAATGTGACATATTTATAGAAAATCTAATATCAATGGAAAACTCTGAtgtcattattaaatttagttcaGGTCTAACTCATTGCAAAAACTAACACAAAGCATGCCTTCTTGTTTCATCTAAAGTTAATATCATgcatcattttttattattgcttTTTCCTGTACAGATTTAGACAATATGGATTGTGGGAAAGATATATTGATCTATACCCTAAGAATGATCTCATATATACCGTTGGTGTTAGTAattatgctaaagattggttctTGGCCCATGTTAACAGGTACTTATTAAcatctattttattttctctcaatctttaatttatttgaagtataataataataataaggaaaAGGTACAAAAATGTTCCGTGTGGTTTCATCGGGTTTTTACTTCAGACTCTGTAGTTTATTTTAGGATATGTGATTCAATTTTGTATCAAAATAGTACCTCATAATATCCTTTCAGTGACAAGCAATGATAATTTCTAAACTCTACACTATGGTAAAATTTATATCACAATGTACTATTATGACACAAAATTAAATCACAGATCTTGAAATAAACCATATACCCTAAAATGAAAAACTAATGAAACTACAAgatacttttttatatttttctctaataataattatattgagaTTGGTTATTCAAATTGCAGAAAGGTTGGAAATACGGCATATAAGGCAACTACATGGCAGATCATATTTGAACTTAAAAGTGTAATGCAAAGTGGAAGTTACACTTTGCAAATAGCCTTGGCATCAACTACTAATTCTGAACTTCAGGTATATCATTCGCTTTTTACTTAGCAATTTCATTACTTTTATATCTTAAACTTAATAATGAAAAATCTATCATGCATGCAAAAGGTGAGGTTCAACAATGCCAATGCCAAACGACCTCTTTTCACAACAAGGCTAATAGGCAAGGATAATGCTATTGCAAGATACGGAATTCATGGTTTATATTGGTTCTATAGCATTCAAGTACCAGCTTCTCAACTTCTCCAAGCAAAGAATACAatttatctctctctctctctctctctctctctctctcttgattatattttctagatttttaaaattatataaaatgaatgtatttttctaattttctatgaaaaataaaaataaaactgaagATCGAAAACAAAAAATAGTTTTCTATAACTAAACGCACCctaataaatttgaataaattttttgtgcattttgtctttttttataaagagaaagaaaaatctTGAAAAGATCACATTACCAcgtcaacaaaataaatttagaccATGTAAAACTCTCTAATAGAAGATTCATTTAAGGGTATCTATTAGTGAACACACCACAACGTTCACTAGCTTGTTTGCGACTCTATTAGCCTTTCTATAACTACGACATAATCACACTTGCCAAGGTCGACAAAGGAGGTCACAACACTGGAAGAGTAAATTCACATGCTTTAGGTTTAAAGCCTTGTCATTTATCAGATGTCCTTGGAGTCTAATTGTGTAATAAACTTTACGTATGCCAAATCCTAGGCCAGATATTAAACATGAAGCaaagtttaaaatttagtttGCATAATGTTACAAACTCCAACTCTAACTAAAATACTAATGACCAAGACCTTTTGAAGTCACAAGGAACTCCTCCTCCACCATTATAATTTGAATTACCCAGATTCTCTAtccatattcaatttaattaatctagGTCCTAATGATTCTTAAGACATAGAGACAATATATAGCTATAAAAGTGGAAACAATAGAAAATTTGTGTAAGGAAGCtctaatattaaatttgaagaaaatataaCTTTGAAGCAATAGGCCGTTATTGTGTACAACTTTACTATGCCACATGCAAATCCCCATAACCTGAGGCTAAGGATTTCTAAAAAAGAAGACTCAAAACAACTCATACTATTTTTAGATTATACGAATTCCAAAACCACTCAAATTAGTTCATTATCTAAAGCAACCTAAAGATTATGAATCCTAAACCCACATCCACGCCTCTctagtaatatttaaaatcatgGAATATTATTTCTTTATACTACTCGCAGTTTACATGTTAGAATCATTAGTGAAGTGTAGCatcccaaaaataaaataaaataaagtaaaataataaataaaaaaataagaataaaaaagaagaaaaaaaaaagaaaaaagagagaaaaaaaataaattaaattttaatttaaggaCAAGTGGCAATTTGCTAACCACttaaccaaataaaaaaaaaaagaaaagaagaaagaagaaaagactaGAAGAGAAGAGGGAATTCATCTTTCCCATTTTCTTCTTCTGCCCTTGAACAACAATGAAACCCCATTTCtccatcttttcttttctacaCCAAATTTCTTCAAACTTTCACCTCCAATCAATTACCCATTTTCTCCCAATACCTTTCCAAAgtagaatttgaagaaaagaagagacatcaaagagaaaattcaagattgagggagagtGAATATTAACCAAGGGTTTGGAAATTTAAAGGTATGTTAGGGGTTTTGATGTATAaatatttcttataatttttatgtgaatatttatgaaaaatattgtattaatattatttatttgtttattttccatgaagaagaagtggaaggcaagagtggaaactctaaagggaaaggaaaggaagattagaaaccctaacccagggaatgctgcacctcctccaccgccagcagaaccaatagttcctgatgtccagatacccaaacctagctcatcagttgggggtaaggtaaagatgacggattacctaaagttggatgcccccaagtttgaaacaggtgatgacccttttgagtatctcagaacggtaaagatgataactgatgagttgggagcaagtgacagtagagccattcagatggcaaggttcacattgaaatgtaagaaggcaagggaatggttcaaaaactatgtggacccacggttggagagcttatcctgggagcagtttgtcaatgagtttgcaggatgggctttcccagacagttcaagggagcttaagatgattgagtttgagcaactgaggcagacggaagagatgagtgttgatgagtttacagataagtttttagagttgttgccgtatgTGGGGCAAGCTTGTGATACGGATCAAAAGAAagcaaggaggtataccatgagactccactccaggtattcctctttgatccaattagcagagagggagagtttccatgctatagtggatatggcccgaaagatGGAGgttagtgccattattcagggaacagttaagcagtctgtggcacagtcttcgggttccaaagtcCCGGGGacgagtgatgttaatctctcctctctgaaCGATACTACCATGAAGAGTAAAAAGGgtgacagaggcctcagaaggtcgaagaagaacaagttctggaaccgattaaagtctggtctgggaataggtgatggCTCGAGCTCCGGTTCGGATGGCTCCAGATGTACAAGGTGCGGTAGactgcacaagggagtctgtcggattgggacaacagcatgtttcaggtgcggacaggaggggcacatggcacgtgagtgtcccactgcgaccttggtgacacagtcccagcagacagcttcaaacagtatggctcaaccagtagctccagccatgttttagggcagtggtcgaggcagagggagagggatagctccttcttcagtaggttcccgcggagaaggtccatcagctccagttcGGATTTTCTCCATGACCCAGCaagaggctgacacatcggacatggtgatgacaggtaatctcacttctgtatgttctgatgtgtatgctttaatgaaccctgatgtgtttctctttccttgttgcttcgagagccgtagatagagtgggttggatagcttctgggttggagtgtcccctttgggtcagtggacccaagtgtgatccatcggtggcagagtcagtctgccgatatagttcagagtatgttgtgagtagatctcttccagccgacctagtggttctagatttgactgattctgatgtcattctagggatgaacTGGCTTTTTGCtcgtagtgctaccttggatagcagagacgaggtagtcaggttcagagttcagggtggatcagaggtagtccttagtgGGGACAGAGTAGAGATACCTAAAGGTTtgttatcagccctacaggctcgtgagttgttcaggagaggttgtcaggggtttcttgctcatgttagagagcatagtagtcaggtcagggagcccacctcagtgcccgtagtcagagagttcttagatgtttttccagacaagctgccaggtttaccacctgctagggagatagagtttgaaattaaagtgATAATGGGAACCAGACCCGtctctacccctccctacaggatggcacctgcagggTTAAAGAAGTTGAAGAgaagttgcaagagttggtagacaagggtttcatccgaccgggtacctcaccttggggtgctctagagttgtttatgagaataaaggatgaatccttaagactttgtatcgactacaagtcgttgaacaaagtcactactaagagcaagtatctgttacctaggatcgacgatctattttagaccagctagcaggagccggttgtttctccaagatagatctgaaatccgggtatcACCAGTTAAGAACCAAGGGAGAAGATGTGccaagacggcgttcaggaccagatgtgggcactatgagttcctagtgatgtcgttcgggttagtcaatgcccctgcagcattcatggacctcatgagcagagttttagtcggtttctagaccactttgttattgtcttcattgacgatatcttggtgtattccagaacgcagaggagcatgcccattatctgaggacagtgttgcagaccctgagagaacatggcttggatgcccagttctccaaatgtgagttccggtTAAGGAGtatatctttcttgggtcaCGATATGTCAAAAAAAGGGttttgaggtagatcccaagaaagttgaagctgtagctaactagcccagacccactaccgTAATGtggattaagagctttttgggttgggcaggttaactactggaggttcatccagaactttCCTAGAgttgcggctcctatgaccatatTGACCAAGAAGGACCAGAGGTTGTGtggtctgaccagtgtgaaaagagttttaaagagctgaagaaaaggttgacgtcagcactggTGGTAGctttgcctaccagtaatgaagatttcatagtgttctgtgatgcgtcccgtgtggggctagattgtgtgttaatgtaaatGGCAGGGTAATTGCTCAtgtttctaggtagctgaagaagtatgagttgaattaccctacacacgatctagagatggcagccgtgatctttgcgctcaagatgtggaggcattaccttcatggggtaaaatgtgagatctttacagatcataaaagtttgcagtacatcttgagtcagcaagagttgaacctaaggcagagaagatgggttgaactgcttagtgactatgattgcaagatccaatatcatccgggtgagGCAAATGTTAGGTTAGATGTCCTCAGCCAGagatcactcggcagtttatcccatattacagtagagagaaggcctgtggttagagaaagaagtagaactactgtgagtcagcagaagagttatgtagctgtccgcaggaagcatgtaaaGTTTCAGAAGGGAGAAGAGTTTTATTAGAGTGCGCAGCAGAAGCATGTTGaggttcaggagaaggttgggtattgctggaggtgtctcctaggaGAGGGAGATTCGTtatgggaaaaagggtaaactaactctaagatacatcggaccctttgaaatcctgcaaaggattgggaatgtatcccacgagttagatttgccTACTTCCGTGGAGGagatccatccgtttttccatgtttccatgagatgtgagttcgtgtcggatccgagtgaggttcttaaaggaccAGAGGTGAGGATCTCAggggggatctcacc
The genomic region above belongs to Manihot esculenta cultivar AM560-2 chromosome 3, M.esculenta_v8, whole genome shotgun sequence and contains:
- the LOC122723264 gene encoding rhamnogalacturonate lyase B-like produces the protein MGKMHLLAGSNWPAIGLCFFFFFLIASSAKIPTSKIPSTTKKSSALGVQLQVTDKQVVIDNGIVQVNFSSPGGDVIGIKYKEMDNVLETKNYENNRGYWDVVWSRPRDSNIFDKVQATKFSIIVQNEDQVEISFSKIWSPSMDKTTVPLKVDKRYIVRRGSSGLYLYAVMERLKGWPDVDMDQIRVVFKLQSEKFHYMAISDDRQRVMPMPQDRTTGQPLAYPEAVLLTNPVNPQQKGEVDDKYQYSCENKDNKVHGWISNDPPVGFWMITPSNEFRDAGPVKQDLTSHVGPIVLNMFGSVHYAGKDLNTEYRNGEPWKKVFGPVYVYLNSIPPSENPKALWEDAKRQMSTEVKSWPYNFPRSEDFPSSDQRGNVVGQLVVRDPYINEKLIDASLAYVGLAAPGAVGSWQTEVKGYQFWTQADKKGSFSIKNIRAGKYSLYAFVPGFLGDYKYNVDVIIQPGSEIKLGVLTYDPPRNGTTLWEIGIPDRTASEFYVPDANPTLVNKLYIDSPANKFRQYGLWERYTDLYPKNDLIYTVGVSNYAKDWFFAHVNRKVGNTAYKATTWQIIFELKSVMQSGSYTLQIALASATNSELQVRFNNANVKRPLFTTRLIGKDNAIARYGIHGLYWFYSIQVPASQLLQGKNTIYLTQTRNGSPFSGIMYDYIRLEAPTKA